In Gossypium arboreum isolate Shixiya-1 chromosome 6, ASM2569848v2, whole genome shotgun sequence, the following are encoded in one genomic region:
- the LOC108486200 gene encoding endoglucanase 25-like, translating into MYGRDPWGGPLEINATDSATDDDRSRNLQDLDRAALSRPLDETQQSWLLGPGEQKKKKKYVDLGCIIVSRKIFVWTVGTLLVSALLAGLITLIVKTVPRHHHRHSPPDNYTLALHKALMFFNAQRSGKLPKHNNVSWRGNSGLQDGKSDPSVLMKDLVGGYYDAGDAIKFNFPASFSMTLLSWSVIEYSAKYEAAGELNHVKEIIKWGTDYLLKTFNNTADTIDRIAAQVGIGDTSGGVSAPNDHYCWMRPEDIDYPRPVYECRSCSDLAAEMAAALASASIVFKDNKAYSQKLVHGARTLFKFARDQRGRYSAGGSDPALFYNSSSYWDEFVWGGAWLYYATGNSSYLQLATHPKLAKHAGAFWGGPDYGVLSWDNKLAGAQVLLSRLRLFLSPGYPYEEILSTFHNQTSIIMCSFLPVFTSFNRTKGGLIQLNHGRPQPLQYVVNAAFLAALYSDYLDTADTPGWYCGPNFYSTDVLREFAKTQIDYILGKNPRKMSYVVGFGNHYPKHVHHRGASIPKNKIKYNCKGGWKWRDTSKPNPNTLVGAMVAGPDKHDGFRDVRTNYNYTEPTLAGNAGLVAALVALSGDKATVIDKNTIFSAVPPMFPTPPPPPAPWKP; encoded by the exons ATGTACGGCAGAGATCCGTGGGGAGGTCCCCTGGAGATAAACGCCACTGATTCTGCCACTGACGACGACAGGAGCAGGAATCTGCAGGACCTGGATAGGGCTGCACTCTCTCGCCCCTTGGACGAGACTCAGCAAAGCTGGCTGCTTGGCCCCGGGGagcaaaagaagaagaagaagtacgTTGATCTCGGATGTATCATTGTGAGCCGCAAGATCTTTGTATGGACCGTGGGGACCCTGCTAGTCTCCGCCCTCCTGGCCGGACTCATCACCCTCATCGTCAAGACTGTCCCACGTCATCACCACCGCCACTCTCCGCCCGATAACTACACTCTGGCTCTTCACAAGGCGCTCATGTTCTTTAATGCTCAGCGTT CTGGAAAGCTGCCCAAGCATAATAATGTGTCGTGGAGAGGGAACTCGGGCCTCCAAGATGGCAAATCCGATCCCTCCGTTTTGATGAAAGATCTGGTCGGCGGATATTACGATGCTGGAGATGCTATCAAGTTTAACTTTCCTGCATCTTTTTCAATGACTTTGTTGAGCTGGAGTGTCATCGAATACAGTGCTAAATACGAGGCTGCCGGCGAGCTCAATCATGTTAAAGAGATCATCAAATGGGGTACTGATTATCTTCTGAAGACCTTCAACAATACTGCTGATACCATTGACAGGATTGCAGCGCAG GTAGGGATAGGAGATACATCTGGAGGAGTTTCAGCCCCAAATGATCATTATTGCTGGATGCGCCCTGAGGACATTGATTACCCCCGTCCTGTATATGAATGTCGTAGTTGCTCCGATCTTGCTGCTGAAATGGCTGCTGCTTTGGCTTCTGCTTCCATCGTTTTCAAAGACAACAAAGCATACTCTCAAAAGCTTGTCCATGGTGCCCGAACACTCTTTAAGTTTGCTAGGGATCAAAGAGGCAGATATAGTGCTGGTGGTTCTGACCCTGCCCTCTTTTATAATTCCTCAAGTTACTGGGATGAGTTTGTTTGGGGTGGAGCCTGGTTATACTATGCCACTGGGAATTCATCCTATCTTCAGTTAGCTACTCATCCTAAACTTGCCAAGCATGCTGGTGCTTTCTGGGGTGGCCCAGATTATGGTGTTCTTAGCTGGGATAATAAGCTTGCTGGTGCTCAG GTGCTTCTGAGCCGATTGAGATTGTTTTTGAGTCCTGGGTATCCATATGAGGAAATATTGAGTACGTTTCATAATCAAACCAGCATAATTATGTGCTCATTCCTTCCGGTTTTCACTAGCTTTAATAGAACAAAAG GAGGTTTGATTCAGTTAAACCATGGAAGGCCTCAGCCACTGCAATACGTAGTCAATGCAGCCTTCTTAGCCGCCCTATATAGTGATTATCTTGATACTGCTGATACACCTGGATGGTATTGTGGTCCCAATTTCTATTCAACTGATGTCCTGCGTGAATTTGCCAAAACCCAG ATTGATTATATCCTTGGCAAAAATCCTCGAAAAATGAGCTATGTTGTGGGCTTTGGTAACCATTATCCAAAGCATGTTCACCATAGAGGGGCATCTATCCCTAAGAATAAGATCAAATATAACTGTAAAGGGGGATGGAAATGGAGGGATACGTCAAAACCAAACCCCAACACACTTGTGGGAGCCATGGTAGCAGGACCTGACAAGCATGATGGGTTTCGTGATGTTCGCACCAACTACAACTATACGGAGCCAACTCTAGCAGGCAACGCAGGGTTGGTTGCTGCACTCGTGGCATTGTCTGGTGACAAGGCAACCGTGATTGACAAGAATACTATTTTTTCTGCAGTTCCACCAATGTTTCCTACACCACCACCACCTCCGGCACCTTGGAAACCATGA